The Stenotrophomonas maltophilia genome segment GAACTGGTCGATGACCTTCTTGAACAGCAGCGGTTCAACACTGGAGAAGTGCTGCACCGGTGCGTTCTTCGACGGCGCGGCCAGCGCCTTGAACTGCGTGAAGCTGAGCGCGGCCGGCGCGTTGCGCACCTCGGCCACCCAGCGCTCGAAGTCTTCGTTGCTGCTGGCGGTGGCGATGAACTTCATGTTCGAGAAGCCATGCCCGCTGTAGTTGCCGGACATGCCACGGAACTGGCCGGGCTCGTTGGCGATCAGGTGCAGCTGCGTGCGCATGCCGGCCATCGCGTAGATCTGCCCACCCAGCTGCGGGATGAAGAAGGTATTCATCGTCGAGTTGGAGGTGATGTTGAACGCCAGCGGGCGGTTGGCCGGGAAGTTGAGCTGGTTGACCGTGGCGATGCCCAGATCCGGATACACGAACACCCATTTCCAGTCGGTGGCGATCACGTCCACGTGCAGCGGCTCACCGGCCACGTCCAGCGGCTTGTACGGGTCCAGCTCGTGGGTCGACTTCCACACGATCACCGCCAGCACCGCGATGATGATCAGCGGCACGCCCCAGACCACGATTTCCACCTTGGTGGAGTGCGACCAGTCCGGCGTGTATTTCGCTTTGGTGTTGCCAGCGCGGTAGCGCCAAGCGAATACGAAGGTCAGCACGATGGCCGGTATCACCACGATCAGCATCAGGCCGATGCAGATCAGGATCAGGTCGCGCTGGGCGAGCCCGACCATGCCCTTCGAATCCAGCAGCACCCAGTCACAGCCCGACAGGCCGACGCAGGCCAGGGCGACCAGCGCCAGGCGGATGCGGTTCCAGCAGATATTCATTGGAGGTCAACCCTGTTGAAGAAGCGCGCTTGACCGGCTCGCCTGCGCGCAGCGCCCGGGCGTGGAGCGGCTACACTGTGGGTACGAGGTCGCCTACAAGCAGGCGAACCACTCCAATCAAGCCCATACAAGATACATCATTGTATGGACTTGTGCATCTGTACGTATGGAAAAAACTGACCGATGACGCCACCTGCAGCCGGCCGCCGCCTGAAACACCCCAATCGCACCTGGGTTCGCCCCTTCCGCGAGGGCGCCGGCCCGCTGTACCTGCAGATTGCCCAGCAGGTGCGCGAGGCGGTGGATGACGGTGTGCTGCGCCCGGGCGACCGCCTGCCGCCGCAGCGCGACCTGGCCCAGCAGGTGGGCGTGGACCTGACCACGGTCACCCGCGCCTTCGCCGAGCTGCGCCAGGCCGGCCTGCTCGACGCGCAGGGCGCCGGCGGCACCTTCATCGCGCTGTCGGCCGGCAACCGCAGCACCTCGGTGGACCTGAGCATGAACATCCCGCCGCTGCTGGGCAGCGCGCCGTTCGCACAGGGCATGGAGGCCGGCTTCCAGCACGTGGGCCAGCAGCTGGGCCAGGGCGAACTGATGAGCTATCACGTCGGCGCCGGCACCCGTGAGGACCGCGCCGCCGCGGTGCAGTGGCTGGCGCCAATGCTGGGCACGGTCGGTGCCGACCAGGTGGTGATTTGCCCGGGCGCGCAGACCGCGCTGTGCGCGCTGATCCTGGCCCGCACCCAGCCGGGCGAGCTGATCGCCGCCGAGCAGCTGACCTACCCGGGCCTGCTGGCCGCCGCGCGCGTGCTGCAGCGGGGCGTGGTGCCGGTGGCGATGGACGCCGAGGGCATGCTGCCGGACGCGCTGGAGGAGGCCTGCCAGCTACGCCGCCCGCGCCTGCTGTACCTGGTGCCGACCATCCAGAACCCGACCACGGCAACGATGTCGGCGCAGCGCCGGCAGGCCCTGCTGGCGGTGGCGGAGCGCCACGGTCTGACCGTGATCGAAGACGATCCCTACTGGTTGCTGGCCGGTGACGCCGCGCCACCGCTGGCCGCCCACCGCGATGCCGGCAGCCCGGTGTATTACATCTCCACCCTGTCCAAGTGCCTGGCGCCGGGCCTGCGCACCGCCTACCTGGTGGTGCCGGCCGGCGAGCCGATGGAACCGGTGCTGGACGCCCTGCGTGCGATCGCACTGATGCCGACCCAGTCGATGGTGGCGGTGGCGTCGCAGTGGATCCGCAGCGGCCAGGCCCGGGACATGGTGCAGCGCTTCCAGCAGGAACTGCGCGAGCGCCAGGCGATTGCCGCGCAGTTCCTGCCGCCCCGCGCCCGGGCGCATCCGGCCGGCCTGCATGTGTGGCTGCCGCTGCCGCCACGGCTGGACCAGTACCGGTTGATCCAGGCCGCACAGGAACAGGGCCTGGGCATCGCCAGCTCGGATGCCTTCAGCGTGGAAGAGCCGCCGCCGGGCAACGCGATCCGCCTGTCGCTGGGCGGCGCGGTCGACCAGGGCGCGCTGGCCGGGGCGCTGGCCAAGCTGAACGAGATTCTGTCCGAAGCCCCCGAGGCCCGGCACAACGCCATCGTCTGAACCGGGTGCATGGCACTTAATCCATACAAGATGATATTTTGTATGCAATGTATGGATGAAGGGACGTGCATCGATGCGCGCCGAGAAACTGAAGTTCCACCTGGTGATGGCCGGGTGCGGTGGCTTTGTGGTGTTGATGCTGGCCGCGCTGGCCTGGGTCTGCCTGCAGCCGCAGACCGTGGACGTGCAGGCCGCCGAACGCCACGCCATCGAGCAGTGCGTGCAGCGCAGCGAGGATCCGTCGCGTAGCGAGATCCAGCGCCGCGCGCAGGCCGATTCCTGCCGCGAGATGCGCAAGCAGTACGTGCACAAGTTCGGCCGGGAAGATTCCTGATGGGCGCAGCCGCGCCGCGTCGCCGCAGGCTGCTGCCGACGATGATCGCCCTCGCCTGCCTGTTCATGGCTGGCGTCGCGGCTGCGCTGTGGCAGTACTTCGGCTACAGCGCGCAGTCCACCTTCACCGAACAGGCCATCGTCTTCGACGATTCGCAGCTGCGCCTGCCGGCCGATCTGGCCGGTGATACCGGCCGCATCCGCGTGGTGCATTTCTGGGACCCGGCCTGCAGCGTGTGCAACCGCGAGACCGGTGCGCACCTGAGCTACCTGATCAGCATGTACCGCCGCGCCGGCATCGACTTCTATGCGATCCGCCGCCCCGGTACCCAGGGCGAGCTGCCCGAGCCGCTGCGCAACAAGGTGATCAACCTGCCGACCATTGATGGCATCGAACACATCCCGGCCAGCCCCGCCGTAGCCATCTGGGATCGCCAGGGCCACCTCGCCTATGCCGGGCCGTACAGCATCGGCATGGTCTGCAACTCGGCCAACAGCTTTGTCGAACCGCTGCTGGACAGACTGGTGCGCGGCGAGACCGTGCGCCCAAAGGGACTGCTTGCCGTGGGCTGCTACTGCCCCTGGCAGGCCAAGCGCTGAGGACGCGCAATGACATCACTGACGCTGGCCGGTGCGGCCGCCGCAAACAACAACGGCGGTCACCTGTCCGAACCGACCGATGGTTATGGACAGGCTCCCGCCGTTGGAAGCAACGATACGCCCCGACATGCTCCGTACATGCCGCGACCGGATGTCGCAGCGCGCGAATGGGTGCAGGACGTGCTCGCGCACAACGGGCCGATCTACCTGCGCATCGTCAATTCGCTGGAACGCACGGTGCGCCGTGGCGGCCTCGCACCCGGACAGCGCCTGCCCTCGCAGCGCGCGTTGGCGCAGCAGCTCGGCATCGACCTGACCACGGTCACCCGCGCCTTCGATGAAGCACGCAAGCGCGGCCTGATCGAAGCACGCGGGCCACAAGGCAGTTTCATCGCACCGCCCAAGGCCGGCTTCGACCAGGTGGTGGACCTGAGCATGAACGTGCCACCGGTGCCCGACGCCGATGCGCTGGCCGAGACCCTGCGCCGCGGCGCCGCCGCCGTGCTTGCACGCAGCAACGCGCCCAACCTGATGACCTATCACCTGGGCGGCGGCAACCCGACCGACCGCCACGCAGCGGCGCGCTGGCTGCAACCGATGCTGGGAAAGGTGGACGACGCCTGCCTGCTGCTGACCGAAGGCGCCCAGGTGGCGCTGGCCGCGATCCTGGTCAGCCAGGGCCGCGACGATGATGCGATCCTCTGCGATGCGCTGGTCTATCCGGGCCTGCTGCAGGCCGCCGCCGCACTGGGCCGGCGGCTGCTGCCGGTGGACAGCGACGAACACGGCATGTGTCCCGATGCGCTGGCCCGGCTGGCACGCGAAAGCGGCGCGCGGTTGGTCTATCTCAACCCCACCTGTCAGAACCCGACCGCGCTGACCCTGCCGCTGCAGCGGCGCGAAGCGCTGGCACGCGTGCTGGAGCGCGAAGGCCTGCTGGCGATCGAAGACGATCCTTACTGGCACCTCGCCGAGGATGCACCGACACCGCTGGCGGCACTGGCACCGCGTCATGTGTTCTACGTGGCGACGCTGTCGAAGGTGATCAGCCCCGGCCTGCGCACTGCGTTCGTGCAGTGCCCAAGCGCTGCGCACGCCGAGGCGATGACGGCTGCATTGCGGGCGACGCGGCTGATGGGTCATCCGCTGGTCTCGGCGTTGGCCAGCCAGCTGCTGCTGGATGGTTCGGCGCAGTCACTGCTGGCCCAGGTGCGCACCGAGGCACGCGAGCGCATGCGCATGGCGCGCTACCTGCTGGCGCCATCGCTGCTGCAGCGCGCGGAAGGCCTGCATGCCTGGTGCCGGGTACCAGCGCCGTGGACCGACGCCACGCTGGTGCGTACCGCACAGCTGCAGGGGCTGGCGATTGCGCCATCTTCGGCGTTCTGTCCGCCAGGGGTCTCGCACCAGAGCGGCGTGCGGTTGTCGCTGGGGCTGGCGGCGGACCGCCGACAGCTGGAGAGTGCGCTGCGACGGATTGATCGGTTGTTGTTGTCCGATGCGTTGCCGGCGATCGAGCGGTAGCCCTGGAATGGGATGTGCCGACCAACGGTCGGCACCCACCCGACCGGTAGTGCCGGCCGCTGGCCGGCGGAAGATTCCCCGGCACGGTTGGAATGTGCCAACCAAGGTTGGCACCCACCAGATCGGAGGTAGATCGTGGAATGGGATGTGCCGACCAACAGTCGGCACCCACCCGACCGGTAGCGCCGGCCGCTGGCCGGCGGAAGATTCCCCGGCACGGTTGGAATGTGCCAACCAAGGTTGGCACCCACCCGACCGGTAGTGCCGGCCGCTGGCCGGCAGAAGATTCCCCGGCACGGTTGGAATGTGCCAACCAAGGTTGGCACCCACCAGATCGGAGGTAGATCGTGGAATGGGATGTGCCGACCAACAGTCGGCACCCACCCGACCGGTAGCGCCGGCCGCTGGCCGGCGGAAGATTCCCCGGCACGGTTGGAATGTGCCAACCAAGGTTGGCCCCCACCAAAGCAGGGTCAGGCCAAGGCGGAGAGGGCCTTCACCAGCGCATCCATCTGCTCCGGCCGGGTGAACACCGACGGCGTCACGCGTACACAGGCACCCGATTCCAGGCCATCGCGATACGTGGTGAAAATCCGATGCTCATCCAGCAGTCGCTTCTGCAGAGCCATGTTGTCAGACACGCCGGTGCGCCCGCGCAGGCGGAAGCTGGCCAGCGCACTGGCCAGCCCCGGGTTCGGCGAGGACAGCACCTCGATGTGCGCCATCTGCCGCGCTGGCAGCGTCCAGCGCTCGCGCAGGTAGCGCAGCCGCGCCTGCTTGTTGGCCACACCGACGCGCTGATGCAGGGCAATCGCCTCCGGCAGTGCCAGGTAGGCGGCGAAGTTGACCGTACCGGTGTGCACGCGGCTGCCGACACGGCCATCATCGGTCTCGCCCATGTACGGGTCCAGGTCCGCCACGCGCCCCTTGCGCACGTACATCGCGCCGACGCCGACCGGCGCGCCGATCCATTTGTGCAGATTGATGCCCACGAAGTCAGCCTTCAGATCCGGCACCGCGTAGTCGATCTGGCCAAACCCATGGGCAGCATCAACGATCACATCGATACCGCGTGCGCGAGCACGCTCGGCGATCTCGGCCACCGGCAGCACCAGCCCATGGCGATGGCTGACCTGGGTCAGCAGCACCAGTTTCAGGCGCGGCAACCGCGTGAACGCGGCCTCGTAGGCCTGCAGAATCTGCGCGTGGTCGGGCACGGCCGGTAGCGCGATACGCTCGACCTGCACGCCGCGACGCTGCTGCAGCCAGCGCATCGCGCCGATCATGCTGTCGTAGTCGATGTCGGCATACAGCACCTGGTCGCCGGGCTGCAGGCGGTTGTAGCCACCGATCAGCGCCAGCATCGCCTCGGTGGCCCCCCGCGTCAGTGCGATCTCATCAGCACCCACACCCAGCAGTTCGGCTACCTCTCGCTGCACCGCCATGTATTGCGCCGGAAACGCGCGGCGCCCATACCAGGCGTTGCCACGATTCACTTCAGCGGTGTGGCGCTGGTAGCTGGCCAGCGTCTCGCGACCCATCGCGCCCCAGTAGCCGTTCTCCAGGTGGTTCACTTCATCGGTGATGTCGAAGTGGCTGGCCACGGCGGCCCAGTAGCCTTCATCGCGGGCCAGCACGTCCGGCGCCACGGTCGTCGAGGGAATCTCCATCGGCGAAGCGTAACGCGCAGCGGCGCTGGCAAGCAGTGAAGAAAGTGCAGCTGCGGCCGGCAGCAGTGCGCCGGCGCGCAGCAGGGAACGACGACGAGCGTCCATCAGAAGGTCAGCCGGTACTGCGCGTACAGGTTGGCACCGTCGGTGTCGTACGGCGCGTTGCGCGAGTAGACCAGGCCACGGCTGGCCTGGAACGTGGCCTCATCCGGGTAGCGATCGAACACATTGTCGGCGCCCACGCGCAGGCTGTGGTGCTCGTTGATGCGATAGCCCACGGCCAGGTCGAGGAAGCTCATCTCACCGAAGCGCTGGTAGATGTTGCCCACCGCGTTGCCGCTGGAATCGGTCCAGGCGCCGTAGTAGCGCATGCGCGCCATCAGCGACCAGGCACCGATGTCCCAGCTGCCGGTCAGACTTCCCTTGTGCTCGGGCAGGCGATCTTCGAACAGCACGCGCTGGGTCTCATTGGTGGCCACCGAGGTGCTGCCGTTGTCCACGCGTGTACGGTTGTAGTTGTAGGCCAGGGTCAGCGTCATGCGGCCGGCGCCGAGGTCGCGCAGGTAGTTGCCAACCACGTCCACGCCGGTGGTGGTGGTGTCGAAGTCGTTGGTGAAGTAGTTCACCGAGGTATAGCCCAGCGGATTGGGCGTACCGGCCGGAATGGCGAAACTGGCCGACTGGCTGAAGCGGTCGGTGAGCTTGATCTGGTAGACATCCACCGAGCCGGACAGGCCCAGGTCGGTGCGCCAGGTCAGGCCCAGCGAGGCGGTGCGCGATTCCTCCGGCTTCAACGGCTTGGCTCCAAGCAGCTGCGCCAGCGGATCGTTCGGCGACAGGCGGCCACTGGTGAAGATCTGCAGCGTGCGCGTGTCCAGGCCCTGGGTGGTGCTGGTGGTGTTGAGCTGCGCCGGCGTCGGTGCGCGGAAGCCGCTGGACACGGTGCCGCGCAGGGCCACGTCCGGGGTGATCGCAAAGCGCGCCGACAGCTTGCCATCCAGTGTGCTGCCGAAGCTGGAGAAGTCCTCGTAACGGCTGGCCGCACCGATGCTCCAGCGCTCACCCAGCGGCACCTCCATGTCCACGTAGGCGGCTTTGCTGCGCTGGCTCCACTGCCCGGCCTGGCTGGCCGAGAAGCCCGGTGCACCGTTGGAGTTGGCTTCCAGCCCAGCGGCAGCGCCCGGGCCCACGGCGTACGAAGCCGGATCACCGGCACGCACCTGGTAGGTCTCCTGGCGGAACTCGCCACCAAAGGCAACGTTGATCGGCTTGGACAGCGCGGCCACGTCCCATTCGTAGTTGAAGTCGGCGTTGGCATTCTTCTCGGTCTGGGTCAGGCGGCCGAGATCGAACGCGGTCGGGCTGGCGGGACCCAGCGAGGCGTTGATCGAATTCTTCAGGCTGTAGTCGATGGCATTGCGGCCATACGAGGCGCTGACATCCCAGCGCAGCTTCGGCGTGATCTCACCGCGCAGGCCACCGACCAGCTGCAGGTCGTTCTGGACGTTGCCGTACTGCGGGCTGAAGCCCACCGGGTACAACGAACGCAGGTTCCAGCCCGGGAAGATGGCGGTGGTGCGATACGCGCCGGTGGTGGTGTCCGGGTTGCGCCAGTTGAAATCGCTGACACCGTCGCTGTGGCTGTACAGGCCGAAGGCATAGAGCTCCAGCGTCTCGCTGGCATTGGCCTTCACGTTGAAGCCGACGCGGCGGCTTTCCAGTTCCGGCTGGCCCCAGCGCTGCACCGGATTGGGCACGTCCAGCTCCGGATGTGCAGCCTGGAAGGCGATCGCGTCCGGGCGCTGGCGCGTGCGCGAGGTGGCGTCGGAGTTGGACGATTCGGCGAACAGCACCAGGCTGCCGTAGTCGCCCAGCGACCAGCCGGTGCGCGCACTGAAATCGCGGGAGGCACCGTCGCCCTGCGCGTACTGCGAATAGCCGGCGGTGATCTCGGTACCTGGGCCATCCTCGAGGATGATGTTGATGACACCGGCGATGGCATCCGAGCCGTACTGCGCCGACGCGCCATCACGCAGCACCTCGATGCGCTTGATCGCGCTGGTCGGAATCTGTGCAAGGTCGGCCGCCTGTGCACCACGGTTGCCGAGCAGCGCGCTGCGGTGGAAGCGGCGGCCGTTGACCAGCACCAGGGTCTGGTCCGGCGACAGGCCACGCAGGGTCGCCGGGCGCACGAACACCTGGCCATCTGCCATCGGCAGGCGCTGCACCACGAACGAGGGCACCAGCTGGGCCAGCACGTCCTTCAGGTCGGTGGATTCGACGGACGTGATGTCTTCCTTGGTGAACACGTCCACCGGCGCCAGTGTTTCGAACTGGGTGCGGTTGGACGCGCGGGTACCGGTGACCAGCATCGCGTCGAGCTGGGTGGGTGCGGCGTGGCTGCCGCCGGCGGCATCGACCGCATCGGCTTCCGCTGCGATCGCGCCTCCTGCGCTGGCCATGGAAAGGGCGAGGAGGATGGAACGCGAGAGCTTCGAACGATGCACGGCAGGGCTCCGGGAGGACGCGACAGGGCCAGCACCTGTTCGGAAACAACAGGGCTGGACAAGGCGCGCAGTCTCGGCGCGATCTGTGAAGGAGCCATGACGTCAGTGCGACAGCTTGATGCGCCAACCAAGATTGGCCCCTGCCAAGGCTCATCCGTAGATCCACGCCATGCATGGATGGGCAATGCAGACCCACGCCCCATCCCCGCACACAGCGGCTAGCCGTTGCCGTTGCCGTTGCCGTCGTCGCCAAAGCCGAAACGGGCCGGCCGTGCCGTTCGCAGCGGAACGAACATCATGGCGGCGAACACCACCAAGGCGGGGGTGGACATGATCCAGATGCCCCTGTTGCGAATCCCGATCCCCATGAAGTCGACCTGCAGATCGCCGATCCATTGCAGCTGCGTCAGTATCATCACCAGCCCGCCGATAGTCGCGCACGGCAACCCACCGTGACCCGCCCCCAACAACGTCGGTGTCAGAAACCCGCCCAGCAACGCGAAGCCGACACGGTACACCCAGGGATTGCCGCGCCACCGTGGCGCGCCGAACAACATCAGCAGCATCAGCGCCAGGGTCAACAGACTGGGAAGTACCCAGAGGGCAAGCAGCATTTCGATCATCTCGATCATCGGCCGGGCTCCGCTGGCCTGGC includes the following:
- the cyoA gene encoding ubiquinol oxidase subunit II, coding for MNICWNRIRLALVALACVGLSGCDWVLLDSKGMVGLAQRDLILICIGLMLIVVIPAIVLTFVFAWRYRAGNTKAKYTPDWSHSTKVEIVVWGVPLIIIAVLAVIVWKSTHELDPYKPLDVAGEPLHVDVIATDWKWVFVYPDLGIATVNQLNFPANRPLAFNITSNSTMNTFFIPQLGGQIYAMAGMRTQLHLIANEPGQFRGMSGNYSGHGFSNMKFIATASSNEDFERWVAEVRNAPAALSFTQFKALAAPSKNAPVQHFSSVEPLLFKKVIDQFIGVGENTAAATPAGAAGGAQVSQE
- a CDS encoding aminotransferase-like domain-containing protein; amino-acid sequence: MTPPAAGRRLKHPNRTWVRPFREGAGPLYLQIAQQVREAVDDGVLRPGDRLPPQRDLAQQVGVDLTTVTRAFAELRQAGLLDAQGAGGTFIALSAGNRSTSVDLSMNIPPLLGSAPFAQGMEAGFQHVGQQLGQGELMSYHVGAGTREDRAAAVQWLAPMLGTVGADQVVICPGAQTALCALILARTQPGELIAAEQLTYPGLLAAARVLQRGVVPVAMDAEGMLPDALEEACQLRRPRLLYLVPTIQNPTTATMSAQRRQALLAVAERHGLTVIEDDPYWLLAGDAAPPLAAHRDAGSPVYYISTLSKCLAPGLRTAYLVVPAGEPMEPVLDALRAIALMPTQSMVAVASQWIRSGQARDMVQRFQQELRERQAIAAQFLPPRARAHPAGLHVWLPLPPRLDQYRLIQAAQEQGLGIASSDAFSVEEPPPGNAIRLSLGGAVDQGALAGALAKLNEILSEAPEARHNAIV
- a CDS encoding DUF6436 domain-containing protein, translating into MGAAAPRRRRLLPTMIALACLFMAGVAAALWQYFGYSAQSTFTEQAIVFDDSQLRLPADLAGDTGRIRVVHFWDPACSVCNRETGAHLSYLISMYRRAGIDFYAIRRPGTQGELPEPLRNKVINLPTIDGIEHIPASPAVAIWDRQGHLAYAGPYSIGMVCNSANSFVEPLLDRLVRGETVRPKGLLAVGCYCPWQAKR
- a CDS encoding aminotransferase-like domain-containing protein → MTSLTLAGAAAANNNGGHLSEPTDGYGQAPAVGSNDTPRHAPYMPRPDVAAREWVQDVLAHNGPIYLRIVNSLERTVRRGGLAPGQRLPSQRALAQQLGIDLTTVTRAFDEARKRGLIEARGPQGSFIAPPKAGFDQVVDLSMNVPPVPDADALAETLRRGAAAVLARSNAPNLMTYHLGGGNPTDRHAAARWLQPMLGKVDDACLLLTEGAQVALAAILVSQGRDDDAILCDALVYPGLLQAAAALGRRLLPVDSDEHGMCPDALARLARESGARLVYLNPTCQNPTALTLPLQRREALARVLEREGLLAIEDDPYWHLAEDAPTPLAALAPRHVFYVATLSKVISPGLRTAFVQCPSAAHAEAMTAALRATRLMGHPLVSALASQLLLDGSAQSLLAQVRTEARERMRMARYLLAPSLLQRAEGLHAWCRVPAPWTDATLVRTAQLQGLAIAPSSAFCPPGVSHQSGVRLSLGLAADRRQLESALRRIDRLLLSDALPAIER
- a CDS encoding aminotransferase class V-fold PLP-dependent enzyme is translated as MDARRRSLLRAGALLPAAAALSSLLASAAARYASPMEIPSTTVAPDVLARDEGYWAAVASHFDITDEVNHLENGYWGAMGRETLASYQRHTAEVNRGNAWYGRRAFPAQYMAVQREVAELLGVGADEIALTRGATEAMLALIGGYNRLQPGDQVLYADIDYDSMIGAMRWLQQRRGVQVERIALPAVPDHAQILQAYEAAFTRLPRLKLVLLTQVSHRHGLVLPVAEIAERARARGIDVIVDAAHGFGQIDYAVPDLKADFVGINLHKWIGAPVGVGAMYVRKGRVADLDPYMGETDDGRVGSRVHTGTVNFAAYLALPEAIALHQRVGVANKQARLRYLRERWTLPARQMAHIEVLSSPNPGLASALASFRLRGRTGVSDNMALQKRLLDEHRIFTTYRDGLESGACVRVTPSVFTRPEQMDALVKALSALA
- a CDS encoding TonB-dependent receptor plug domain-containing protein; amino-acid sequence: MHRSKLSRSILLALSMASAGGAIAAEADAVDAAGGSHAAPTQLDAMLVTGTRASNRTQFETLAPVDVFTKEDITSVESTDLKDVLAQLVPSFVVQRLPMADGQVFVRPATLRGLSPDQTLVLVNGRRFHRSALLGNRGAQAADLAQIPTSAIKRIEVLRDGASAQYGSDAIAGVINIILEDGPGTEITAGYSQYAQGDGASRDFSARTGWSLGDYGSLVLFAESSNSDATSRTRQRPDAIAFQAAHPELDVPNPVQRWGQPELESRRVGFNVKANASETLELYAFGLYSHSDGVSDFNWRNPDTTTGAYRTTAIFPGWNLRSLYPVGFSPQYGNVQNDLQLVGGLRGEITPKLRWDVSASYGRNAIDYSLKNSINASLGPASPTAFDLGRLTQTEKNANADFNYEWDVAALSKPINVAFGGEFRQETYQVRAGDPASYAVGPGAAAGLEANSNGAPGFSASQAGQWSQRSKAAYVDMEVPLGERWSIGAASRYEDFSSFGSTLDGKLSARFAITPDVALRGTVSSGFRAPTPAQLNTTSTTQGLDTRTLQIFTSGRLSPNDPLAQLLGAKPLKPEESRTASLGLTWRTDLGLSGSVDVYQIKLTDRFSQSASFAIPAGTPNPLGYTSVNYFTNDFDTTTTGVDVVGNYLRDLGAGRMTLTLAYNYNRTRVDNGSTSVATNETQRVLFEDRLPEHKGSLTGSWDIGAWSLMARMRYYGAWTDSSGNAVGNIYQRFGEMSFLDLAVGYRINEHHSLRVGADNVFDRYPDEATFQASRGLVYSRNAPYDTDGANLYAQYRLTF